From candidate division WOR-3 bacterium, the proteins below share one genomic window:
- a CDS encoding glycosyltransferase, which produces MKQPIGQSDKKLLVLTYYWPPLGGPGSLRPVKFAKYLPSFGITPIILTRKNVAYHSFDDEIGRDVRNVKVLRTCSMDPARILYLLGMRNYSVSRWHGPIKRTINFPDNKTPWVPFALSAARKTGFDAIFATAPPFSTFITGYYLARISGKPLIVDFRDAWLEFPFMPYKGRLQKEFVRNWERKVVNIASLIIVVDDNISNSLLDRYPQIRDKICVIPNGYDPDDFKRTEEPDRFTISYLGTVRKERNPENILKAISHVMSKNRLDKDRIRFRFIGYVEERFLRIIKNYNFVELTGHLPYKKAIDIFCNSHLAVLITTGSEYFFPSRQNEYLASGLPIIVCGRSKGLHMLSGALEKGYPGWIFDFDDIDGMTKRFSDLYGKYRKGIVIKGKTPYQAYTRKNLTRILAEKINKI; this is translated from the coding sequence ATGAAACAGCCCATCGGGCAATCCGATAAGAAACTTCTTGTTCTGACTTATTACTGGCCGCCGCTTGGCGGCCCTGGATCACTACGACCAGTAAAATTCGCGAAGTATTTGCCTTCCTTCGGCATAACACCAATAATTCTCACGCGCAAGAATGTTGCGTATCACAGCTTTGATGATGAAATTGGGCGGGACGTGCGAAACGTAAAAGTATTACGAACCTGCAGTATGGACCCGGCGCGCATACTCTACTTGCTGGGAATGAGAAATTACAGCGTGAGCCGATGGCATGGTCCGATCAAACGCACAATTAATTTCCCGGACAATAAGACACCGTGGGTGCCATTTGCCTTGAGCGCGGCCAGAAAGACCGGGTTTGATGCTATATTCGCGACTGCGCCTCCGTTCAGCACTTTCATTACTGGTTACTATCTGGCAAGAATTTCAGGCAAACCGCTGATCGTTGATTTCCGTGATGCCTGGTTGGAATTTCCCTTCATGCCTTACAAAGGCCGTCTGCAAAAGGAATTTGTGCGGAACTGGGAGAGAAAGGTCGTCAATATTGCCAGCTTGATAATTGTAGTAGACGATAATATAAGTAATTCACTCCTCGATCGCTATCCTCAGATTCGCGATAAGATATGTGTAATTCCAAATGGTTACGATCCGGATGATTTCAAGCGGACTGAAGAACCTGATAGATTCACTATATCCTATCTGGGAACTGTAAGGAAAGAAAGGAATCCTGAGAATATCTTGAAAGCTATTTCGCACGTCATGTCGAAAAACAGATTGGACAAAGATAGAATCAGATTCAGGTTCATAGGGTATGTCGAGGAGCGCTTTCTGCGCATCATAAAGAATTACAATTTCGTTGAGTTGACCGGTCATTTGCCTTACAAGAAAGCAATCGATATATTCTGCAACTCGCATCTGGCCGTATTGATCACCACCGGTAGTGAATATTTCTTCCCGAGTCGGCAGAATGAATATCTTGCATCAGGATTGCCGATTATCGTTTGTGGCAGATCCAAGGGGCTGCATATGCTATCCGGCGCTCTTGAGAAAGGCTATCCTGGCTGGATCTTCGATTTTGACGACATTGACGGGATGACGAAACGATTCAGCGATTTGTATGGTAAGTACAGGAAAGGAATTGTTATTAAAGGGAAAACACCTTATCAAGCATATACTCGCAAAAATCTGACACGAATATTAGCAGAGAAGATAAACAAAATATAG
- a CDS encoding sugar phosphate nucleotidyltransferase codes for MNVVIPVAGEGTRLRPHTHSVPKSLLYVAGKPILGHILDSLEGLNIDNFAIVLGARGEAIVDFCNTFPYDFKYVLQEKRLGLGHAVLVGAQALEGPTLVLLGDTIIDVDYKKFCAGKANMLAVKEVDDPQRFGVVEVRDDSVISVVEKPKHPTSNLAIVGLYYFHDISKVRGAVEYIMEKDIKTKNEYQLTDALKYLLDSGEKFKIQRIENWYDCGTVDALIETNRYLLKKTQYYKKRGDNIILPPVFVADSAKISQAIIGPYVSIGDNVTVRNSIVRDSILNRSATVENALLTESIIGENAVVKGGYKRLNVSESSLVEIP; via the coding sequence CGGTAAACCGATTTTAGGACACATCCTCGATAGCCTTGAGGGTTTGAACATAGACAATTTTGCCATTGTTCTTGGCGCGAGAGGAGAGGCGATAGTCGATTTCTGTAATACCTTTCCCTATGATTTCAAGTATGTACTGCAGGAGAAAAGGCTGGGCCTCGGTCATGCAGTTCTTGTTGGAGCACAGGCTTTGGAAGGGCCAACATTGGTCCTTCTGGGGGATACAATAATAGATGTTGATTATAAGAAATTCTGTGCGGGTAAGGCTAACATGCTTGCCGTAAAAGAGGTTGATGACCCGCAGCGGTTCGGCGTTGTTGAGGTCAGAGATGATAGTGTAATAAGCGTCGTCGAAAAACCAAAACATCCTACGTCCAATCTAGCCATCGTCGGTTTGTACTATTTTCACGATATTTCGAAAGTCAGAGGTGCGGTTGAGTACATCATGGAGAAGGATATCAAGACCAAAAATGAATACCAGCTAACCGATGCGCTGAAGTATTTGTTGGACAGCGGTGAAAAATTCAAGATTCAGAGAATAGAGAACTGGTACGATTGCGGTACTGTTGATGCGTTGATAGAGACTAATCGCTATCTCTTGAAAAAAACGCAGTACTACAAGAAAAGGGGTGATAATATCATATTACCGCCGGTTTTCGTAGCCGATTCGGCAAAGATATCGCAGGCGATCATTGGGCCATACGTTTCAATAGGTGACAATGTGACCGTACGGAATTCAATAGTCAGAGATTCAATCCTCAACCGAAGCGCAACTGTTGAAAATGCGCTTCTCACAGAATCCATTATCGGCGAGAACGCGGTTGTTAAGGGTGGTTACAAGAGATTGAACGTAAGCGAATCTTCGCTTGTCGAGATACCATGA